One part of the Plasmodium yoelii strain 17X genome assembly, chromosome: 13 genome encodes these proteins:
- a CDS encoding heme detoxification protein, putative: MFPKNMKKKLYNLVLKRSYTRSGGLRKPQKVTNDPESINRKVYWCFEHKPVRRTVINLIFSHNELKNFSTLLRNTNASSSLIHELSLEGPYTGFLPSDEALNLLSTNSLNKLYKDDNKMSEFVLNHFTKGLWMYRDLYGSSYQPWLMYNEKREAPEKIQTLVNNDIIVKIEGEFKNCDHSIYLNEAKIIRPNMKCHNGIIHIIDKPIIF, encoded by the exons ATGTTTccgaaaaatatgaaaaaaaaattgtataatttAGTTCTTAAAAGAAGTTACACACGTAGTGGCGGTTTAAGAAAACCACAAAAAGTAACAAATGATCCAGAAAGTATTAATAGAAAGGTTTATTGGTGTTTTGAACATAAACCTGTTAGGAGGACtgtaattaatttaatattttcccataatgaattaaaaaactTTTCAACTCTTTTAAGAAATACAAATG ctagCTCATCGCTAATTCACGAGCTGTCATTGGAAGGGCCTTATACGGGATTTCTTCCATCAGACGAAGCCTTAAATTTATTGAGTACAAAtagtttaaataaattatataaagatgataataaaatgtctGAGTTTGTTTTAAATCATTTTACTAAAGGTCTGTGGATGTATAGAGATTTATATGGCTCATCCTATCAGCCA TGGCTAATgtataatgaaaaaagagAGGCCCCAGAAAAAATACAAACTTTAGTAAATAACGAcataattgtaaaaatagaaggggaatttaaaaattgtgatcattctatatatttaaatgaagCAAAAATTATAAGACCCAATATGAAATGTCATAATGGCATAATTCATATCATAGATAAGCCAATAATTTTTTAG
- a CDS encoding glutaminyl-peptide cyclotransferase, putative — MANKLVARKKIATHIIRENSLVKKKRSLKRVVILVIIICMLIAATVLLILHFVLNGNSNYPIDIGIYSYEIINKYNHIHDPIIGKQANVDSIIHQRYINNHPFTQGLLYIDGNTLIESSGLYAVSYLRKFKLNTGATERYYNLTNNYFAEGIALVVEPETYRKFIFVLTYKENTILVFDYNTFELYNTFEHDLNGYGLTSNLDPIHSIEDLKNGKFANYQKLWTTSGSEFLYELEIPNNFKKTNKINIINKKKVTCAGFTIKHINELEYHLQEKTIYANIFMTNLVIEIDISRGSCLKIINLSGLIDQNTNKQKTERNRESFLNGIAINPVNSKEALPNLLVTGKFWPNLFEIKLVKTNGMNPNSVLVEYFKTIRHNNP; from the exons atgGCAAATAAATTAGTtgcaagaaaaaaaatagctacCCATATTATTCGGGAAAATAGtcttgtaaaaaaaaaaag ATCTCTAAAAAGGGTCGTGATCCttgtgataataatatgtatgcTAATTGCTGCTACGGTTCTGTTAattcttcattttgttttaaatgGGAATAGTAATTATCCTATTGATATAGGAATTTATTCATACgagataataaataaatataaccaTATCCATGATCCAATAATTGGGAAGCAAGCAAATGTTGATTCGATAATACATCaaagatatataaataatcacCCTTTTACGCAaggtttattatatatagatgGGAATACATTAATAGAATCATCTGGATTATATGCAGTTAGCTATTTAAGGAAATTTAAACTAAATACAGGAGCTACTGAAcgttattataatttaacaaATAACTATTTTGCTGAAGGAATAGCATTAGTTGTAGAACCAGAAACATATcgaaaatttatatttgtattaacatataaagaAAACACAATATTAGTATTTGATTATAATAcatttgaattatataaCACATTTGAACATGATTTAAACGGATATGGATTAACATCAAATTTAGATCCTATACATTCTATagaagatttaaaaaatggtaaatttgcaaattatcaaaaattaTGGACTACATCAGGAAGTGAATTTTTATACGAATTAGAGATTCcaaacaattttaaaaaaacaaataaaataaatataattaacaaaaaaaaagtaacaTGTGCTGGATTTACTATCAAACATATTAACGAATTAGAATACCATTTACaagaaaaaacaatttatGCTAACATATTTATGACAAATTTAGTAATAGAAATTGATATTTCTAGAGGATCATGTCTCAAGATAATTAACCTTAGTGGTTTAATTGACCAAAACACAAATAAG cAAAAGACGGAAAGAAATAGGGAATCCTTCTTAAACGGAATAGCAATAAATCCGGTAAATAGTAAAGAAGCCCTTCCGAATTTATTGGTAACTGGTAAGTTTTGGCCaaatttatttgaaataaAACTTGTAAAAACAAATGGAATGAATCCTAATTCAGTATTGGttgaatattttaaaactATTAGACATAATAACCCTTAG
- a CDS encoding 40S ribosomal protein S5, putative, with translation MEDRGGFSRGFGRGARGARGVRGRGRGRGRGSAEDDLKNWVPVTKLGRLVKEGKISSIEEIYLHSLPIKEYQIIDYFFQPNECAHPLKDDVVKIMPVQKQTRAGQRTRFKAFVAIGDGNGHCGLGVKCAKEVATAIRGAIIAAKLSLIPVRRGYWGNKIGDPHTVPMKVSGKCGSVRIRLIPAPRGTQIVGAPTTKKMLNFAGIKDCFSSSCGKTKTRGNFLRAIFNALSKTYGYLTPDLWKVTKFDKSPYEEWSDFLETYQNVKGIKTMI, from the exons ATGGAAg ATAGAGGAGGCTTTTCAAGAGGTTTTGGAAGAGGTGCTAGGGGAGCTAGAGGTGTTAGAGGAAGAGGAAGAGGAag aGGAAGAGGGTCAGCAGAagatgatttaaaaaactgGGTACCAGTAACAAAATTAGGAAGATTAGTAAAAGAAGGAAAAATATCATCAAttgaagaaatatatttacattcaTTACCAATTAAAGAATATCAAAttattgattattttttccaaCCAAATGAATGTGCACACCCATTAAAAGATGACGTTGTAAAAATTATGCCTGTACAAAAACAAACACGTGCAGGTCAAAGAACACGATTTAAAGCTTTTGTAGCAATTGGTGATGGAAATGGACATTGTGGTTTAGGAGTAAAATGTGCAAAAGAAGTTGCTACTGCTATAAGAGGAGCTATAATTGCAGCAAAACTTTCTTTAATACCAGTTAGAAGAGGTTATTGGGGTAATAAAATTGGAGATCCACACACAGTACCTATGAAAGTTTCAGGAAAATGTGGTAGTGTTCGTATTCGTTTAATACCAGCCCCAAGAGGTACACAAATTGTCGGTGCACcaacaacaaaaaaaatgttaaattttGCCGGAATTAAAGATTGTTTTTCATCTTCTTGTGGAAAAACTAAAACTAGGGGAAACTTTTTAAGA gCTATCTTCAATGCTTTGAGTAAAACATACGGATATTTAACCCCAGATTTATGGAAAGTAACCAAATTCGACAAATCGCCATATGAAGAATGGTCTGATTTTCTTGAAACATATCAAAATGTAAAAGGAATTAAAACCATGATTTAA